One Roseburia rectibacter DNA window includes the following coding sequences:
- a CDS encoding carbohydrate ABC transporter permease: MKGNKKALAWKIVIYIFLVLMAFLYLAPLVWMFFVSLKTNTEIFKSPFALPEEIQLGNFIFAWTAGKLGIATLNSAIVCVTALILNIIIGCMASFALGRLRFKMSGAVMTYFLIGMMIPIHCILIPLFKTFSNMHLYNSLLGLIIPYTVVSLPTTIFIMTGFFKNMPNEMFEAACIDGCSIYKIFTSIALPLSKTGIFVTALMAFVGNWNELLLAMVFISDDAKKTLPVALSKFVGPYNTNYTQMFAAIIIAILPTIIVYCCFSNQIVDGLTAGAVKG, from the coding sequence ATGAAAGGAAATAAAAAAGCACTGGCATGGAAAATCGTGATATATATATTCCTTGTATTGATGGCTTTTCTTTATTTAGCACCATTGGTATGGATGTTTTTTGTTTCGCTGAAAACGAATACAGAAATTTTTAAAAGTCCATTTGCATTGCCCGAAGAAATACAGCTTGGAAACTTTATTTTTGCATGGACTGCCGGAAAACTTGGTATTGCAACCTTAAATTCAGCTATTGTATGTGTTACCGCATTAATCCTTAATATTATCATAGGCTGTATGGCAAGTTTTGCACTCGGAAGACTGCGTTTTAAAATGTCCGGTGCAGTTATGACATATTTCCTGATCGGAATGATGATTCCAATCCACTGTATTTTAATACCATTATTTAAAACATTTTCAAATATGCATTTATATAACAGTCTGCTTGGTTTGATCATACCTTATACCGTAGTATCACTGCCTACAACAATTTTTATTATGACAGGATTTTTCAAAAATATGCCAAATGAAATGTTTGAGGCTGCCTGCATAGATGGATGCTCTATTTATAAAATATTTACATCCATTGCATTGCCATTATCCAAAACAGGTATTTTTGTAACAGCATTGATGGCATTCGTCGGGAACTGGAATGAACTTCTTTTAGCAATGGTATTTATCTCAGATGACGCAAAAAAAACACTGCCGGTAGCATTATCCAAGTTTGTAGGACCTTATAATACAAATTATACACAGATGTTTGCTGCGATTATCATTGCAATCCTGCCGACAATCATTGTTTACTGCTGTTTTAGCAACCAGATCGTAGACGGATTGACTGCGGGTGCTGTAAAAGGCTGA
- a CDS encoding glycoside hydrolase family 43 protein, with amino-acid sequence MAKQKQPLVKNIYTADPSAHVFEGKIYIYPSHDLQHECEDNDNGDQYNMEDYHILCMDNVDSECVDCGEVLHMDEVPWVSKQMWAPDAAYKNGKYYLFFPARDKEGIFRIGVAVSDKPAGKFIPEKNYIEGSFSIDPAVLVDDDNEAYIYFGGLWGGQLEKWKTGVFDENATEPDMDKNAVGPRVARLREDMLGFAEDVKEIVILDENGEPLKAGDEDRRYFEGPWMHKYQGKYYFSYSTGTTHKIVYAVGDDPMGPFQYKGVILEPVLGWTTHHSIVQVGEKWYLFYHDCELSGGVNSMRCVKYCELQYNEDGTIQTIKP; translated from the coding sequence ATGGCAAAACAAAAACAACCACTGGTAAAAAATATTTATACTGCAGATCCATCTGCACATGTATTTGAAGGAAAAATTTATATTTATCCTTCACACGATCTGCAGCATGAATGTGAAGACAATGACAATGGAGACCAGTATAATATGGAAGATTATCACATTCTCTGTATGGATAATGTAGACAGTGAATGTGTTGACTGTGGTGAAGTATTGCATATGGATGAAGTTCCATGGGTATCAAAACAAATGTGGGCACCGGATGCGGCATATAAAAATGGAAAATATTATCTGTTTTTCCCGGCACGTGATAAGGAAGGTATTTTCCGTATCGGTGTTGCAGTATCCGATAAACCTGCCGGAAAATTTATCCCGGAGAAAAATTATATAGAAGGAAGTTTCAGCATAGATCCTGCTGTACTGGTAGATGATGATAATGAGGCATATATTTATTTTGGCGGCTTATGGGGCGGACAACTGGAAAAATGGAAAACCGGAGTATTTGATGAAAATGCCACAGAACCAGATATGGATAAAAATGCAGTCGGACCAAGAGTTGCGAGATTAAGAGAAGATATGCTTGGCTTTGCAGAAGATGTAAAAGAAATTGTCATTTTAGATGAAAATGGAGAGCCTTTAAAAGCAGGAGACGAAGACCGGAGATATTTTGAAGGACCATGGATGCACAAATATCAGGGAAAATATTATTTTTCCTATTCGACAGGAACTACACATAAAATTGTTTATGCTGTCGGAGACGATCCTATGGGACCATTTCAGTACAAAGGTGTAATTTTAGAACCGGTACTCGGCTGGACAACACATCATTCCATCGTACAGGTTGGTGAAAAATGGTATCTTTTTTATCATGACTGTGAGTTGTCCGGAGGAGTTAACAGTATGCGCTGTGTGAAATACTGTGAACTTCAATATAATGAGGACGGAACGATTCAGACTATAAAACCATAA
- a CDS encoding xanthine phosphoribosyltransferase, translating to MKILEEKILSEGIAVNEDILKVDSFVNHQVDPVLMQQIGEAFAEHYKDCGVTKVVTIESSGIAPALMTALALNVPMIILKKQPSKVLNDNLFQTVITSFTKGTSYELTLSQQFINENDHVLIVDDFLANGEAATGAIRLLRKAHATIAGVGILIEKSFQPGRGKLMEQGIDVYSLARISKLGKDLIEFIPEE from the coding sequence GTGAAAATACTTGAAGAGAAGATTCTTTCTGAAGGAATTGCAGTCAATGAAGATATTTTAAAGGTAGACAGTTTTGTAAACCATCAGGTAGATCCTGTTTTGATGCAGCAGATCGGTGAGGCATTTGCCGAACATTATAAAGATTGCGGAGTAACAAAAGTTGTAACGATCGAAAGTTCCGGTATTGCTCCGGCTCTTATGACAGCACTGGCACTGAATGTTCCAATGATCATTTTAAAGAAACAGCCTTCTAAGGTATTAAATGATAATCTGTTTCAGACAGTAATCACTTCTTTTACCAAGGGGACAAGCTATGAACTGACCTTATCCCAGCAGTTTATCAATGAAAATGACCATGTATTGATCGTGGATGATTTTCTTGCAAACGGCGAAGCTGCAACAGGAGCAATCCGCCTGCTGCGCAAAGCACATGCAACGATCGCCGGAGTCGGTATCCTGATTGAAAAATCATTCCAGCCGGGACGCGGAAAATTAATGGAACAGGGCATTGATGTATACTCTCTCGCCCGCATCAGTAAACTTGGAAAAGATCTGATTGAATTTATTCCGGAAGAATAA
- the rlmH gene encoding 23S rRNA (pseudouridine(1915)-N(3))-methyltransferase RlmH, giving the protein MKVTILCVGKIKEKFYRDAIAEYSKRLSRYCKLDIIEVADEKTPENASDTVENQIREKEAERILTRLDKEAKEGAYIFALAIDGKELDSVELSKKIENLGTSGISQIIFLIGGSLGMSENLLKRADFKLSFSKMTFPHQLMRVVLLEQIYRSYRIMNGEPYHK; this is encoded by the coding sequence ATGAAAGTTACGATTTTATGTGTAGGAAAGATCAAAGAAAAGTTTTACAGGGATGCAATTGCAGAATACAGCAAACGATTAAGCCGTTACTGTAAATTAGACATCATAGAAGTCGCTGACGAAAAGACACCGGAAAATGCAAGTGATACGGTAGAAAACCAGATCAGAGAAAAAGAAGCAGAGCGTATCCTGACGCGTCTCGATAAAGAAGCAAAAGAGGGTGCATATATCTTTGCCCTTGCAATCGATGGTAAGGAGTTAGATTCCGTGGAGTTATCGAAAAAGATTGAAAATCTCGGAACTTCCGGGATCAGCCAGATCATTTTTCTGATCGGCGGATCGCTCGGTATGTCTGAAAACCTGCTAAAACGTGCTGATTTTAAACTCAGTTTTTCGAAAATGACGTTTCCGCATCAGCTTATGCGTGTGGTTCTGCTAGAGCAGATTTACCGCAGTTACCGGATTATGAATGGCGAACCGTATCATAAATAA
- a CDS encoding glycoside hydrolase family 43 protein, giving the protein MKVQNPVVRGFYPDPSICSANGKYYLACSSFEYFPGVPLFESDDLLNWKPIGHCLTRKSQVNLYQVPGSGGVFAPTIRFHNGRFYMVTNNNTYQKNFYVYTDDIYSEWSDPVFVDQGGIDPSLYFEGDKVYFISNGTDESDGRGCIFQCEIDITTGKRLTESRPIWKGSGGRYIESPHMYHFGDWYYLMVAEGGTEYGHMVTYARSKDPYGPFEAYAQNPVLTNRNLGGNENHIQGIGHGDLIETPYGETFMVCLGFRIQSDWMPFHHLGREVFLVPVTWDKNGWFTAGVDGTVQTVMDLPLKASEQKINGRYDVSFETIKNEPQRFCHLREYHPECYEFTENSVTLFGNRFTLNDTESPTFLGVRQSEFDTELTVSLTGNSPEAGITFYLSEEHHYDLAVLCKEKKRTLILRLRIGDAVMTAKEIELPEDAQIILKVVSDAAQYHFYGFINEEEILLGSARTKYLSSEVAGGFTGVVMGMYAVNPNEDQKQKAQFTNLYWKQGTDR; this is encoded by the coding sequence ATGAAAGTACAAAATCCAGTTGTCCGGGGGTTTTACCCGGATCCAAGTATCTGCAGTGCAAACGGCAAATATTATCTTGCCTGCAGTTCGTTTGAATATTTTCCGGGGGTTCCATTATTTGAAAGCGATGATCTGTTAAACTGGAAACCGATCGGTCATTGCCTTACCAGAAAAAGCCAGGTCAATTTATATCAGGTTCCCGGTTCCGGCGGGGTGTTCGCACCGACGATCCGCTTCCATAACGGACGGTTCTATATGGTTACCAACAACAATACCTATCAGAAAAATTTTTATGTCTATACAGACGATATCTACAGCGAATGGTCGGATCCCGTTTTTGTGGATCAGGGCGGTATTGATCCGTCTTTGTATTTTGAAGGAGACAAAGTTTATTTTATCAGCAATGGAACGGATGAATCAGATGGAAGAGGCTGTATTTTCCAGTGTGAGATCGATATCACAACCGGAAAACGTCTGACAGAAAGCAGACCGATCTGGAAGGGAAGCGGCGGCCGTTATATTGAATCACCGCATATGTATCATTTTGGGGACTGGTATTATCTCATGGTTGCAGAAGGTGGTACGGAATATGGTCATATGGTAACTTATGCAAGGTCAAAAGATCCTTATGGACCATTTGAAGCGTATGCCCAAAATCCGGTACTTACCAACCGGAATCTGGGTGGTAATGAAAATCATATACAGGGAATCGGTCATGGTGATCTCATAGAGACGCCATATGGAGAAACTTTTATGGTATGTCTTGGATTCCGTATCCAGAGTGACTGGATGCCGTTCCATCATTTAGGACGTGAAGTGTTTTTGGTTCCTGTTACCTGGGATAAGAACGGATGGTTTACGGCAGGTGTGGACGGAACAGTGCAGACTGTGATGGATCTGCCATTAAAAGCTTCAGAACAGAAGATAAATGGACGGTATGATGTTTCTTTTGAAACAATAAAAAACGAACCGCAGCGTTTTTGTCATCTCCGTGAATATCATCCGGAATGTTATGAATTTACTGAAAACAGTGTGACACTTTTTGGTAACCGTTTTACACTAAATGATACTGAGTCACCAACATTTTTAGGAGTCCGTCAGTCGGAGTTTGATACAGAACTTACCGTTTCACTTACCGGCAATTCTCCCGAAGCAGGCATCACATTTTATCTGTCAGAGGAACATCATTATGATCTTGCTGTTTTGTGCAAAGAGAAAAAGCGTACATTGATCCTGCGTCTGCGGATCGGAGATGCGGTTATGACAGCAAAAGAAATAGAACTGCCGGAAGATGCACAGATTATTTTAAAAGTGGTATCTGATGCAGCGCAGTATCATTTTTATGGATTCATAAATGAAGAGGAAATTTTGCTTGGAAGTGCGCGTACAAAATACTTATCCTCAGAAGTTGCAGGAGGATTTACCGGAGTTGTGATGGGCATGTATGCAGTCAATCCAAATGAGGATCAGAAACAGAAAGCCCAGTTTACAAATTTATACTGGAAACAGGGAACAGACAGATAA
- a CDS encoding sodium/proline symporter — translation MTGQTIGLLLVMIIYLILMVGIGVIYSKKNNDVSDFYLGGRKLGPIVTAMSAEASDMSSWLLMGLPGVAYLSGCAEAGWTAIGLAIGTYLNWLIVAKRLRRYTHKANNSITLPAFFENRYRDKSHALMAISAIMIVIFFVPYTASGFAACGKLFSTLFGISYLPAMIVSAIVIVLYTTLGGFLAASMTDLIQSIIMTIALLIVVFFGIHTAGGLDAVITNAKSMSGYLSLTSSYDPATGVSVPYKGLTIASTLAWGLGYFGMPHILLRFMGIEDENKLKTSRRIASVWVVISMFVAIFIGIIGSAMTKSGALELFETSSQSETLIVRTAVLLSDHGVLTVIMAGLILAGILASTMSTSDSQLLAASSCVSQNLFCDCMGLKLSKKSSMLMARLTVIVIAVIGVFLARNPDSSVFRIVSFAWAGFGATFGAVMLFSLFWKRTNRNGALAGMIVGGVMVFVWKYLIAPLGGLFGIYELLPAFICSAFAIVVVSLLTAPPSQEITDEFESV, via the coding sequence ATGACAGGACAAACGATAGGGCTGCTGCTCGTCATGATCATTTATCTGATCCTGATGGTGGGGATCGGTGTGATCTATTCGAAAAAGAACAATGATGTATCTGACTTTTATTTAGGTGGCCGGAAATTAGGACCGATCGTAACGGCAATGAGTGCGGAGGCTTCTGATATGAGCAGCTGGCTTCTGATGGGACTGCCGGGTGTTGCCTATCTTTCCGGTTGTGCCGAAGCAGGCTGGACAGCGATCGGACTTGCGATCGGTACTTATCTTAACTGGCTGATCGTTGCAAAACGTCTGCGCCGTTACACGCACAAGGCAAATAATTCCATCACACTTCCTGCTTTCTTTGAAAACAGATACCGTGACAAAAGTCATGCACTGATGGCGATCTCTGCTATTATGATCGTTATTTTCTTTGTACCATACACTGCTTCCGGATTTGCCGCATGTGGAAAATTATTTTCTACGCTGTTTGGGATTTCCTATCTTCCGGCAATGATCGTCAGTGCCATCGTTATTGTTTTATATACCACGCTTGGCGGATTTCTTGCTGCAAGCATGACTGACCTGATCCAGAGTATTATTATGACGATCGCACTTTTGATCGTCGTATTTTTCGGTATTCACACAGCCGGTGGACTGGATGCAGTTATCACAAATGCAAAATCCATGAGTGGATATTTAAGCCTGACTTCCTCTTATGACCCTGCAACCGGTGTGTCTGTGCCATATAAGGGACTGACGATCGCTTCCACGCTTGCCTGGGGACTTGGATATTTTGGTATGCCTCATATTCTGCTTCGTTTTATGGGAATCGAAGATGAAAACAAATTAAAAACCTCCAGAAGAATTGCATCCGTATGGGTTGTTATTTCCATGTTTGTGGCTATATTTATCGGTATCATCGGTTCTGCAATGACAAAATCAGGTGCTCTTGAATTATTTGAAACTTCCTCACAGTCAGAAACTCTGATCGTAAGGACAGCTGTTCTTTTAAGCGATCACGGCGTTTTGACTGTTATTATGGCTGGTCTGATCCTTGCCGGAATCCTTGCAAGTACCATGTCAACATCAGATTCCCAGCTTTTAGCCGCATCCTCATGTGTTTCACAAAACCTTTTCTGTGACTGCATGGGACTAAAGCTGTCAAAAAAATCCTCCATGCTCATGGCAAGACTTACGGTTATCGTGATCGCTGTTATTGGTGTTTTCCTTGCAAGAAATCCGGATAGTTCGGTATTCCGTATCGTCTCTTTTGCATGGGCTGGATTTGGTGCAACCTTTGGTGCCGTTATGCTGTTTTCCTTATTCTGGAAACGCACGAATCGGAATGGCGCACTTGCAGGTATGATCGTTGGCGGTGTTATGGTGTTCGTATGGAAATACCTGATCGCTCCGCTTGGAGGGCTGTTTGGAATTTATGAACTGCTTCCGGCATTCATATGTTCCGCATTTGCGATTGTTGTTGTCAGCCTTTTGACTGCACCACCTTCACAGGAAATCACTGATGAATTTGAGAGCGTATAA
- a CDS encoding chloride channel protein: MEKKLQSFILFLKYVSLAVLTGVLVGIIDAVFGRGLLAISDFRMEHYLFLIPFLPLAGLLITWLYYRFSETSLKGMTLVFETGQKKREDIPLVLIPLVMSGTWITHLFGGSAGREGVAVQIGATLSHALGHRFHLPKDSRIMLITGMAAGFGGLFQTPFAAVFFSMEVIVAGKMQYHALLPALIASYTAAFTSHMLGLEKFYVPLQDAVKISDGSIAVRLVVLGIIFGLTGRLFSFLLAQLKKFFGENLKNPYVRIGVISIPLALILLLLYNGRYSGLGTNLISAAFSDGNIYTYDWILKLLLTVLTLAIGFQGGEVTPLFSIGASLGIVLGEILGLSQVHCAALGYAAVFAGATNTLFAPVLIGLEVFGSNDMIPFFIVCMIAYLVNGNKSIYGAQEVNG, from the coding sequence ATGGAGAAAAAATTACAATCATTTATTTTATTTTTGAAATATGTATCACTTGCCGTTTTGACCGGTGTGCTGGTTGGAATCATTGATGCCGTATTTGGCAGAGGACTGCTTGCAATCTCCGATTTCCGGATGGAGCATTATCTGTTTCTGATACCGTTTCTGCCGCTTGCAGGTCTTTTGATCACCTGGCTTTATTATCGTTTCAGCGAAACAAGTTTAAAGGGAATGACACTTGTTTTTGAAACCGGACAGAAGAAAAGAGAGGATATCCCACTGGTTCTGATTCCATTGGTCATGTCTGGAACGTGGATCACACATTTATTTGGAGGAAGTGCCGGCCGCGAGGGTGTCGCTGTACAGATCGGTGCAACGTTATCACATGCACTGGGGCACAGATTTCATCTTCCGAAAGACAGCCGGATTATGCTGATCACAGGTATGGCGGCAGGCTTTGGCGGTTTATTTCAGACGCCGTTTGCCGCAGTATTCTTTTCCATGGAAGTGATCGTTGCAGGAAAAATGCAGTATCATGCACTGCTGCCGGCACTGATAGCATCTTACACAGCAGCATTTACTTCGCATATGCTGGGACTGGAAAAATTTTATGTACCACTTCAGGACGCGGTTAAAATATCAGATGGCAGTATCGCAGTCCGGCTTGTTGTACTTGGAATTATTTTCGGACTGACAGGCAGGTTATTTTCGTTTCTTCTTGCACAGTTAAAAAAATTTTTTGGAGAAAATCTGAAGAATCCATATGTCAGGATCGGTGTGATATCGATTCCGTTAGCATTGATTTTGCTATTGCTTTACAATGGGAGATACAGCGGACTGGGGACAAATCTGATCTCTGCTGCATTTTCAGATGGGAATATTTATACTTATGACTGGATCTTAAAATTGCTTCTCACGGTCTTAACTCTTGCAATCGGATTTCAGGGAGGGGAAGTCACACCTTTATTTTCTATCGGTGCATCCCTTGGTATCGTTTTGGGAGAAATCCTTGGACTTTCTCAGGTTCATTGCGCAGCGCTTGGATATGCAGCGGTATTTGCGGGTGCAACAAACACACTTTTTGCGCCGGTTCTGATCGGACTCGAAGTGTTTGGAAGCAATGATATGATTCCATTTTTTATCGTGTGTATGATTGCATATCTGGTAAATGGAAATAAGTCTATTTACGGGGCGCAGGAAGTGAATGGATAA
- a CDS encoding endonuclease III domain-containing protein, which yields MRKKELAKEVIERLKKEYPDAGCSLTYDQAWKLLVSVRLAAQCTDARVNVVVEKLYEKFPDVKALADAPVEEIEEIVRPCGLGKSKAKDISACMKILWEQYGGNVPDDFDALLKLPGVGRKSANLIMGDVFGKPAIVTDTHCIRLSNRIGLVDGIKEPKKVEMELWKIIPPEEGSDLCHRFVYHGREVCTARTKPFCDRCCLNDICKKAGVE from the coding sequence ATGAGAAAAAAAGAACTTGCCAAAGAAGTGATCGAACGTCTGAAAAAAGAATACCCGGATGCCGGATGCAGTCTTACCTATGATCAGGCGTGGAAACTTTTAGTCAGTGTCCGTTTAGCGGCACAGTGTACCGACGCAAGAGTAAATGTCGTCGTGGAAAAATTATATGAAAAATTTCCGGATGTAAAAGCACTTGCCGATGCACCGGTGGAAGAGATCGAAGAAATTGTAAGACCCTGCGGTCTCGGAAAGAGCAAGGCAAAAGATATCAGTGCCTGTATGAAGATTTTATGGGAGCAGTATGGTGGAAATGTACCAGATGATTTTGACGCACTTTTAAAACTTCCAGGTGTGGGAAGAAAGAGTGCAAACCTGATCATGGGAGATGTATTCGGAAAACCTGCGATCGTAACTGACACGCACTGTATCCGTCTTTCAAACCGCATCGGTCTTGTGGATGGCATCAAAGAACCGAAAAAAGTAGAGATGGAACTCTGGAAGATCATTCCGCCGGAGGAGGGCAGTGATCTGTGCCACCGCTTTGTATATCATGGACGTGAGGTATGTACAGCACGGACAAAACCATTTTGTGACCGTTGCTGCCTGAATGATATCTGCAAAAAGGCGGGAGTCGAGTAA
- a CDS encoding CAP domain-containing protein, with protein sequence MKKQILLAFTAALGITLSVSAPVEAASANRVNISVFEKDCAADQWNSFEADSVNDLLKKICDRFPAIVLPGECTPEIPEDDKDDQTPGTPEKPDTPEKPEENQPGGNTSGDEQPKEDLAEISYIKQVLKLVNAERKKAGLNELIWDDTVAAAAATRSIEIEKSFSHTRPDGRTFGTAITDLGITYRGAGENIAWGQKTPETVMNAWMNSEGHRANILNPNFKKLGVGYRTNGQGTPYWTQLFTY encoded by the coding sequence ATGAAGAAACAGATACTATTGGCATTTACAGCAGCACTTGGAATTACACTGAGTGTGTCTGCACCGGTAGAAGCAGCATCCGCAAACCGTGTGAATATCTCGGTTTTTGAAAAAGACTGTGCTGCTGATCAGTGGAATTCTTTTGAGGCAGATTCTGTCAATGACTTATTAAAAAAAATATGCGACCGATTTCCGGCAATCGTCCTGCCGGGAGAATGTACACCGGAAATACCAGAAGACGACAAAGACGATCAGACACCTGGTACACCAGAAAAGCCGGATACGCCGGAGAAACCTGAAGAAAATCAGCCGGGTGGCAACACATCCGGCGATGAACAGCCAAAAGAGGATCTTGCGGAAATTTCTTACATAAAACAGGTTTTAAAGCTGGTCAATGCAGAGCGGAAAAAAGCCGGACTAAATGAACTGATCTGGGATGATACGGTAGCAGCAGCCGCAGCAACACGTTCCATAGAGATTGAAAAATCATTTTCCCACACAAGACCGGATGGAAGAACTTTTGGAACAGCGATCACAGATCTTGGCATTACCTACCGCGGAGCCGGAGAAAATATCGCATGGGGACAAAAAACACCGGAAACTGTTATGAATGCATGGATGAACAGTGAGGGGCACCGCGCAAATATTTTAAACCCGAACTTTAAAAAACTTGGTGTCGGCTACCGTACCAATGGGCAGGGAACACCTTACTGGACGCAACTGTTTACTTATTAA
- a CDS encoding FAD binding domain-containing protein translates to MLTINEYRKVESLEEAYELNQKKNNKIIAGGVWMKIGDRRISTAIDLSGLGLDKITETETEFVIGAMTSLREIEKHVGLAAYTNGAIRESVRHIVGVQFRNCATVGGSIFGRFGFSDVLTVFLAMDTQVELYHAGMVPLKDFVDMPYDNDILIALHVAKKPIRIAYLSQRNTATDFPVIACAVSEYDDSLHVSIGARPVHAGLIELPLSSAKPDGFGKQFPKGFEKDETLVKELAIWCADQFTYGNNRRAGADYRKHVAGVLIRRAICSFGK, encoded by the coding sequence ATGTTAACGATCAATGAATACCGTAAGGTAGAAAGTTTAGAAGAAGCATATGAGCTGAATCAGAAAAAAAATAATAAGATTATCGCCGGTGGTGTCTGGATGAAGATCGGTGACCGCAGGATTTCAACAGCGATCGATCTGTCGGGACTTGGACTTGATAAGATCACTGAGACGGAAACAGAGTTTGTCATCGGTGCCATGACATCCTTACGTGAAATAGAAAAACATGTGGGACTTGCCGCATATACCAACGGAGCGATTCGTGAGAGTGTCCGCCATATTGTCGGCGTACAGTTCCGCAACTGTGCAACGGTTGGAGGCAGTATTTTCGGGCGTTTCGGCTTTTCCGATGTGCTGACTGTATTTCTTGCAATGGATACGCAGGTCGAACTGTATCATGCAGGTATGGTTCCCTTAAAAGATTTTGTTGATATGCCATATGACAACGATATTTTAATTGCACTTCATGTGGCAAAAAAGCCGATCCGTATCGCCTATTTAAGCCAGCGTAATACAGCTACTGATTTCCCGGTGATTGCATGTGCGGTGTCTGAATATGATGACAGTCTGCATGTGAGTATCGGGGCAAGACCGGTTCATGCCGGATTGATAGAACTGCCACTTAGCTCCGCGAAACCGGATGGTTTTGGAAAACAGTTTCCGAAGGGATTTGAAAAAGATGAGACACTGGTCAAAGAACTTGCCATCTGGTGCGCAGATCAGTTTACCTATGGGAACAACCGCAGAGCCGGTGCCGATTACAGGAAACATGTTGCAGGTGTGCTGATCCGCAGAGCAATCTGTTCTTTTGGAAAATAA
- a CDS encoding (2Fe-2S)-binding protein, with protein MKIHVWLNEREITREIAADLPLLEFVRSEGCYSVKRGCETSNCGLCTVWIDHKPVLSCSVLAARADGTHITTLEGVEERAREFGTYLAKQGGEQCGFCNPGFIMNVLAMEDELDNPTEEDMKEYLAGNLCRCSGYESQLRAVKEYLKFKMGEMA; from the coding sequence ATGAAAATACATGTATGGTTGAATGAGCGTGAGATCACGCGTGAGATCGCAGCAGATCTGCCGCTTTTGGAATTTGTCCGGTCTGAGGGCTGTTACAGCGTAAAAAGAGGCTGTGAAACATCTAACTGTGGTCTGTGTACCGTATGGATTGACCACAAACCGGTGCTTTCCTGTTCCGTATTGGCAGCAAGGGCAGACGGTACACATATCACCACCTTAGAAGGTGTGGAAGAACGCGCAAGAGAATTTGGTACTTACCTTGCAAAACAGGGTGGAGAACAGTGTGGTTTCTGTAATCCGGGATTTATCATGAATGTACTTGCGATGGAGGACGAGTTAGACAATCCGACTGAGGAGGATATGAAAGAATACCTTGCCGGAAATCTCTGCAGATGCAGCGGATACGAGAGCCAGCTTCGTGCAGTTAAAGAATACCTGAAATTTAAAATGGGGGAAATGGCATGA